A genomic window from Bacteroidota bacterium includes:
- a CDS encoding CPBP family intramembrane metalloprotease, translating into MPFLFPEILELMTKKGTVAGNLKLMGLSGNTLAILAITALIKTSLSEEILFRGFIAKRLIDWLGFNTGNIIQALIFGLMHITLILLIIEPNYPFLIFVFIFSGLAGYILGFIKERVGNGSIIPGWIAHGLANLISFYVIAFLL; encoded by the coding sequence ATGCCTTTTCTGTTCCCTGAAATATTGGAACTAATGACCAAAAAGGGGACGGTAGCAGGAAACTTAAAACTAATGGGACTATCAGGTAATACACTGGCTATCCTTGCGATAACTGCATTAATAAAAACCTCATTATCGGAGGAAATACTTTTCAGGGGATTTATTGCCAAGCGTTTGATAGATTGGTTGGGATTTAATACTGGCAATATAATACAAGCTTTAATATTTGGACTAATGCATATCACTCTGATATTGCTCATAATTGAACCTAACTATCCATTCCTGATATTTGTTTTTATCTTCTCAGGGTTAGCAGGATACATATTAGGATTTATAAAAGAAAGAGTTGGAAACGGGAGTATTATACCTGGTTGGATTGCGCACGGATTGGCAAATCTTATTTCGTTCTATGTCATTGCTTTTCTACTATAA
- a CDS encoding serine hydrolase, with the protein MKSITILTIFKTIALIIGTMLHMLSTVAQTRSEKLDELFCYYNENGMFNGAVMAAENGKIVYNKAFGFSDFENKTPFDSIAVFAIGSITKPFTATAIMMLKEKGLLSYDDKLSKYFPEFPAQASTITIRNLLTHTSGIPDFRGNKFKVFKQPMITNKMALDTLINNFHLEFQPGIKYRYSNSNYLFLALIIEKISGMSYKKFIDDKIFKPAGMNKTYIADEYSDASPNRVNAYVYYWDKTDYDLQDRASGHGNIYSTVYDLFLFDQALYSNKLLKQETLNEAYNFSLYLDSKNSYRYGLGWRIEGETEGRGIVAHRGAIGAFRGLLWRDINNKNTLIILTNNWWLSEIPEILQGAQSIMEGKDYKLAKVSIQALFLDNWYMYGFDAALNKMRKVVTEAPDHYNYSEDLLNNLAYYFVYSRSEPSFAKSILEFSLEVYPESAVLWDSLGEMNSILNNIQTAISCYEKSLELDPENANAQKMLDKLRK; encoded by the coding sequence ATGAAATCAATTACAATATTAACAATCTTTAAAACAATTGCATTGATAATAGGAACAATGCTTCATATGCTTTCAACTGTTGCACAAACCAGAAGTGAAAAATTAGATGAACTGTTTTGTTATTATAACGAAAATGGGATGTTTAATGGTGCGGTAATGGCAGCAGAAAACGGAAAAATTGTTTATAACAAAGCTTTTGGTTTTTCAGATTTTGAGAACAAAACCCCTTTTGACAGCATAGCCGTTTTTGCAATAGGTTCAATTACAAAACCATTTACGGCAACAGCAATTATGATGTTAAAAGAGAAAGGGCTTCTTTCTTACGATGATAAACTGAGCAAATATTTTCCGGAATTTCCAGCTCAGGCATCAACCATCACCATTAGAAATCTCCTGACCCATACATCAGGAATTCCTGATTTCAGGGGGAACAAATTTAAAGTGTTTAAACAGCCAATGATAACAAATAAAATGGCATTGGATACACTAATAAATAATTTCCACTTAGAGTTTCAGCCAGGTATAAAATACCGTTATAGCAATAGTAATTATTTGTTTCTGGCATTGATTATTGAGAAAATCTCAGGGATGTCTTACAAAAAATTCATCGATGATAAGATATTTAAACCTGCCGGAATGAACAAAACCTATATAGCAGATGAATATTCTGATGCTTCACCAAACAGAGTAAATGCATATGTTTATTACTGGGATAAGACGGATTATGATCTGCAGGACAGGGCCAGCGGACATGGAAACATTTACTCAACCGTTTATGATCTTTTTCTTTTTGATCAGGCTTTATATTCAAACAAGTTGCTTAAGCAGGAAACATTAAATGAAGCCTATAACTTTTCACTTTATCTGGATAGTAAAAATAGTTACAGATATGGTTTGGGCTGGAGAATTGAGGGTGAAACAGAAGGAAGAGGAATTGTTGCACACAGGGGAGCAATAGGAGCCTTTAGAGGCCTGTTATGGAGAGATATAAATAATAAAAACACACTTATTATACTCACCAATAACTGGTGGTTGAGCGAAATTCCTGAAATTTTACAGGGTGCACAAAGCATAATGGAAGGCAAAGATTATAAACTGGCAAAAGTTTCAATTCAGGCTTTGTTTCTGGATAATTGGTATATGTATGGTTTCGATGCTGCTTTGAATAAAATGCGAAAGGTTGTTACCGAAGCCCCCGATCATTATAACTACTCTGAAGATTTGTTAAATAATTTGGCGTACTATTTTGTTTATAGCAGAAGTGAACCATCTTTTGCCAAAAGTATCCTGGAGTTTTCGCTTGAAGTTTATCCGGAGTCTGCTGTATTGTGGGACAGTTTAGGTGAAATGAATTCAATCCTCAATAACATACAAACTGCCATTAGCTGTTATGAAAAATCGCTCGAATTAGATCCCGAAAATGCTAATGCACAAAAAATGTTGGATAAGCTGAGGAAATAA
- a CDS encoding ABC transporter permease, with protein sequence MIKNYFDITVRNILKNKLFSILYILGLALGMATTILILLWVSDELSYDRYNANHKNIFRVINHYSSNGTKKSLAITTASMGETMCMEYPEIESSCRLKKSSNQSIEYDNVIISESDMGYADSTFFEMFTVPLIYGNDKNILDKPYQVALSESTATKHFSSENPIGKSIGIGGSSFIISGVYRDIPNNSHFKFNAIMSMETLSRSRTVNWDQQEYYTFITVKSGTNLRLLHSKIQGLIEKYYWPIKQHSYKGTFEEYINEGTSFELQPITDIHLKSDLLFEISPNNDIIYIYIFSFIGLFILLIACINFMNMSTAKSETRSKEVGIRKVSGAVKKQIIFQYLFESFLIVFISCLLAIVLIEIVLPYFNRFSGKEISVEYFNLSNLISLCCVVIITSIIAGSYPSFHLSSIKPIQALKGRFRQSKSGMNFRNILVVIQLITTIVLISCSLILYHQLNFIHNKKLGFTKENLICLHNSGLLGDQAQLFKKELLNHPEFLTGTISSFLPVQTEEMRAGVMLDGDDKNMHNMPHWTVDFDYIKTLELNITEGRAFSPDFGTDSTAVIFNEAAIKQFGWDDPLNHFIKCTVFRNGGWQLEKLMIIGVVQDFHYESLQKDIAPMLMYINSRNGNIMTFRYQSDDIKKVTALLESKWKEFLPNQPFSYSFLEDRFDNMYYEEQQIGKIMVASTILAIIIASLGLFGLSAFLAEKRIKEIGIRKINGASSKNIFILFSTKIIKLTLISFVIAIPLCWYFMDNWLNNFAYRTNIQWSIFLLSGLIAFVIAILTVSYQGYRASVRNPIDTLKYE encoded by the coding sequence ATGATTAAAAACTATTTTGATATAACAGTAAGAAACATCCTCAAGAACAAACTTTTTTCGATCCTTTATATACTTGGATTAGCATTAGGGATGGCAACTACGATATTGATTTTGCTTTGGGTAAGTGACGAGTTGAGTTACGATAGGTACAATGCCAACCACAAAAATATTTTTAGGGTGATCAATCATTACAGCTCCAATGGAACAAAGAAAAGTCTTGCAATAACCACTGCTTCAATGGGAGAAACGATGTGTATGGAATATCCCGAAATTGAAAGTTCATGTAGATTGAAAAAAAGTAGTAATCAGAGCATTGAATATGATAATGTGATTATTTCTGAAAGCGATATGGGATACGCAGATTCTACCTTTTTCGAGATGTTTACAGTTCCACTAATATATGGAAATGATAAAAACATACTAGATAAACCGTACCAGGTTGCTTTAAGCGAATCGACAGCAACAAAACATTTTAGTTCGGAGAATCCTATTGGGAAAAGCATTGGTATCGGAGGTAGTTCATTTATAATATCAGGAGTTTACAGGGATATTCCAAACAATTCGCATTTTAAGTTTAATGCAATTATGTCGATGGAAACTTTAAGCAGGAGCAGGACTGTAAATTGGGATCAACAAGAATATTACACCTTTATTACCGTAAAATCTGGTACTAATCTTCGTTTATTGCATTCAAAAATTCAAGGACTGATTGAAAAATATTATTGGCCCATAAAGCAACATAGTTACAAAGGAACTTTTGAAGAATACATCAATGAAGGTACATCTTTTGAATTGCAGCCAATTACGGATATACATCTTAAATCTGACCTGCTGTTTGAGATTAGCCCGAATAACGACATTATTTATATTTATATTTTTTCATTTATTGGGCTATTCATCTTGCTTATAGCATGTATCAATTTTATGAATATGTCAACTGCAAAATCTGAGACCAGATCAAAGGAGGTTGGTATCAGAAAGGTATCGGGAGCAGTAAAAAAACAAATTATTTTCCAGTATTTGTTTGAATCTTTTCTCATTGTATTTATTTCTTGTTTACTTGCCATCGTTTTGATTGAGATAGTGTTACCATATTTTAATCGTTTTTCGGGAAAAGAAATAAGTGTTGAATATTTCAATTTATCAAATCTGATTTCACTGTGTTGTGTTGTTATAATAACAAGCATAATTGCCGGGAGCTATCCATCTTTTCATTTATCATCAATCAAACCTATCCAGGCCCTAAAAGGGCGATTCAGACAAAGTAAGAGTGGGATGAATTTTAGAAACATTTTAGTGGTCATTCAGCTAATTACAACCATTGTTTTAATCAGTTGTAGTTTAATCCTATATCATCAATTAAACTTTATTCATAACAAAAAGCTTGGTTTCACGAAAGAAAACCTGATCTGTTTACATAATTCGGGTTTGTTGGGCGACCAGGCTCAATTATTTAAAAAAGAATTACTTAATCATCCGGAGTTTTTAACTGGAACCATCTCTTCTTTTTTGCCAGTTCAAACAGAAGAAATGCGAGCCGGAGTAATGCTGGATGGAGATGATAAAAATATGCATAATATGCCACATTGGACGGTTGATTTCGATTATATCAAAACTCTGGAATTAAATATTACTGAAGGCCGTGCCTTTTCCCCTGATTTTGGGACAGACTCAACTGCTGTTATTTTTAATGAAGCAGCGATTAAACAATTTGGATGGGACGACCCTTTAAATCATTTTATTAAATGCACTGTATTTCGGAATGGAGGATGGCAGCTGGAAAAATTAATGATTATAGGAGTTGTGCAGGATTTTCATTATGAATCTCTTCAAAAAGACATTGCACCAATGCTTATGTATATCAATAGCAGGAATGGAAACATTATGACATTTCGATATCAGTCTGACGACATTAAGAAGGTTACTGCATTATTGGAATCTAAATGGAAAGAATTTTTGCCAAATCAACCTTTTAGCTACTCCTTTTTAGAGGATAGATTCGATAATATGTATTATGAGGAGCAACAAATAGGAAAGATAATGGTCGCTTCTACGATCTTAGCCATTATTATTGCATCATTGGGCTTATTCGGTTTATCCGCCTTTTTGGCTGAGAAAAGAATAAAGGAAATCGGGATCAGAAAGATAAATGGAGCAAGTAGCAAAAACATCTTTATTCTCTTTTCCACTAAAATTATAAAACTCACACTCATCTCTTTTGTGATTGCCATACCCCTATGCTGGTATTTCATGGATAATTGGTTGAATAATTTTGCCTATCGAACCAATATTCAATGGTCAATATTCTTATTATCAGGATTAATTGCTTTTGTCATAGCTATTTTGACCGTGTCTTATCAAGGATATAGAGCTTCTGTTCGTAACCCGATTGACACATTGAAATATGAATAA
- a CDS encoding ankyrin repeat domain-containing protein, producing the protein MKKIIQISCLSIVLIINVVSTQGQEIFDAIKNNDLKKIMGLTVKDDSVLNFKDNAGNTPLHYAAIDGSIAIIELLLSNGANIDAVNKQLNTPLYEAINNKHDEVSKLLINRGADIHRQNVIGNSPLHIAVQKNRKSIAELLIERGADIECKQIAQMTPLNLVTLMTNDYEMVRLLIEKGADVNAKNRNGNTSLVNAAENGSLDVIDLLLDNNADFDTANNGTFQILQYSAYCGAGRLFKFAVGKAGKDMFSEEANCKVLMRAALSGGSLEIVQFLLDKGIPLTLDPNLSGWTPLHNAVANNKAEMVEFLVKNGADINERTKSGKSAYNIAEENGNKGVQDLIIELGGSAESQKFPVLTGPYLGQNLPKNEPVRFAPDIFVPNHSTITVSPDGTELYWNSGPTFGDGPIMMTRIENGKWIKPIEAPFSGKINSKFDDCPFVSPNNKRLYFLSTRPIGARTDNKENIWYVERIPSGWSEPKPISEEINAMKLHWQISVANNGTLYFASKIDEGDSHRIFYSRYENGVHVKPEDLGLEGMSPYISPDESYIIFSRLISRRPVPFICYKSKEGKWAEPISIQEYIGYGICCIVSPDGKYIFKDGYWADASFIENLKPKE; encoded by the coding sequence ATGAAAAAAATCATTCAAATTAGTTGCTTATCGATTGTTTTGATAATTAATGTTGTAAGCACGCAAGGACAGGAAATATTCGACGCTATAAAAAATAATGACTTGAAAAAAATAATGGGATTAACTGTAAAAGATGATTCTGTGTTAAATTTTAAAGATAATGCAGGTAATACGCCTCTCCATTATGCAGCTATTGATGGTTCAATCGCAATTATAGAATTATTGTTATCAAACGGAGCAAATATAGATGCAGTTAATAAGCAGCTAAACACACCCCTTTACGAGGCAATAAACAATAAACATGATGAAGTATCAAAATTATTAATTAACAGGGGAGCTGATATCCATAGACAAAATGTAATTGGAAATTCGCCTCTTCATATTGCTGTACAAAAAAATCGAAAATCTATTGCTGAATTACTAATTGAAAGAGGCGCTGATATTGAATGTAAGCAAATAGCTCAAATGACACCCCTTAATTTAGTAACTCTTATGACCAATGATTATGAAATGGTCAGATTACTTATAGAAAAAGGAGCAGATGTGAATGCAAAAAATAGAAATGGGAATACTTCACTTGTAAACGCAGCAGAAAATGGTTCTCTGGATGTAATTGATTTGTTGCTCGATAATAATGCAGATTTCGATACTGCAAATAATGGGACATTTCAAATATTACAGTATTCAGCTTATTGCGGAGCAGGACGTTTGTTCAAATTTGCAGTCGGAAAAGCAGGAAAGGATATGTTTTCTGAAGAGGCAAATTGCAAAGTCCTGATGCGTGCTGCTCTAAGCGGAGGCTCTCTCGAAATTGTACAATTTCTACTTGATAAAGGAATACCTCTGACGCTTGATCCTAATTTAAGTGGCTGGACTCCTCTTCATAATGCCGTAGCAAATAATAAAGCTGAAATGGTGGAATTTTTAGTAAAGAATGGTGCCGATATAAACGAAAGAACCAAGTCGGGCAAGTCGGCCTATAACATTGCAGAAGAAAATGGAAATAAGGGGGTTCAGGATTTAATAATTGAATTGGGTGGAAGTGCAGAATCACAAAAATTCCCGGTTTTAACTGGCCCTTATTTAGGACAAAATCTTCCGAAGAATGAACCCGTGCGTTTTGCCCCTGATATATTTGTACCAAACCATTCTACAATTACTGTATCTCCCGATGGAACGGAACTTTATTGGAACTCAGGGCCTACTTTTGGAGATGGACCAATTATGATGACAAGGATAGAAAATGGGAAGTGGATAAAACCTATAGAAGCGCCATTTAGTGGCAAAATAAATTCGAAATTTGATGATTGTCCTTTTGTGAGCCCCAATAATAAAAGATTATATTTCTTATCTACCAGGCCAATCGGAGCAAGAACAGACAATAAAGAAAACATATGGTATGTTGAAAGAATCCCTTCCGGCTGGTCTGAACCAAAACCTATAAGTGAAGAGATTAATGCAATGAAACTTCATTGGCAAATTTCGGTAGCAAATAATGGGACTCTTTATTTTGCAAGCAAAATAGATGAAGGTGACAGTCACAGGATATTTTATTCCCGTTATGAAAATGGGGTACATGTAAAACCGGAGGACTTAGGTCTTGAAGGCATGAGTCCGTATATATCACCCGACGAATCATATATTATTTTTTCCAGATTAATTTCCAGACGACCTGTTCCCTTTATCTGTTACAAATCAAAGGAGGGCAAATGGGCTGAACCAATTAGCATTCAGGAATACATAGGTTATGGAATTTGTTGTATTGTTTCCCCAGATGGTAAATACATTTTTAAAGATGGTTACTGGGCTGATGCATCGTTCATTGAAAATCTAAAACCAAAAGAATGA
- a CDS encoding transglutaminase-like domain-containing protein: MRTYRLFFTIVFLIIHFQHLKAGDTLFVNPYEIYISSRTIVKPSKDEVEWGVQLLKTLDLEGLSNYEKASLIENYIAQNFKYRIKSPRSIQSIIDKKGGNCVSHTIMGLFLLRLAGIPAKMCHEFHIKNYFIIDQWRANSAKAGHFGAGHNSHYWLMFFDGNKWQPYDSALDICGFDEFFSTRTKTSQWPYLLSFNPRRMTGAPFIIMQETGNGMMDMKNITKEVWSYKFEWNNKKLSRNEWIAFINLFEGKNTKDFIYPISLESKKSINQLSKKWF, translated from the coding sequence ATGAGAACATACAGGCTTTTCTTTACTATAGTATTTCTAATTATTCATTTCCAGCACTTAAAGGCTGGTGATACTTTATTTGTGAATCCATATGAAATTTACATCTCATCCAGAACAATTGTTAAACCTTCAAAAGATGAAGTTGAATGGGGAGTTCAATTGTTAAAGACCTTAGATTTAGAAGGATTAAGTAATTATGAAAAAGCAAGTTTAATTGAAAATTACATTGCTCAGAATTTTAAGTACAGGATAAAGAGTCCTCGTTCAATTCAAAGCATTATTGATAAAAAAGGAGGAAACTGCGTTTCGCATACCATTATGGGGCTTTTCCTTTTGCGACTGGCCGGCATTCCGGCAAAAATGTGCCACGAGTTTCATATTAAGAACTACTTTATCATCGATCAATGGAGAGCAAACTCTGCCAAAGCAGGGCATTTTGGCGCAGGCCATAATTCGCATTATTGGCTTATGTTTTTCGATGGAAATAAATGGCAACCCTACGATTCGGCACTTGATATTTGTGGGTTCGACGAATTCTTTTCCACCAGGACAAAAACCTCGCAATGGCCTTATCTGCTTTCTTTCAATCCGCGGAGGATGACCGGAGCACCGTTTATTATAATGCAGGAAACCGGGAATGGAATGATGGACATGAAGAATATTACCAAAGAAGTTTGGAGTTATAAATTTGAATGGAATAACAAAAAGCTTAGCAGAAACGAATGGATAGCATTTATCAATTTGTTCGAAGGGAAAAATACAAAGGATTTTATATATCCAATTAGCTTAGAATCAAAGAAAAGCATTAACCAATTGTCAAAAAAATGGTTTTAA
- a CDS encoding CIA30 family protein, whose amino-acid sequence MKRKLLAVITTIVISFFLLAFNISRMNNDLNSIQLKKPQSETTVFKDIRVFDGEKLINPCTVIIKDSKIIEVGQNIKIPRNATIYQGDEHTLMPGLIDAHVHIVSLRDLKQEAVFGVTTVLDMMTTVEFMQQARARVKSDCNTDMADFFSSGQPATYPGGHGTEWGTEIPTISRIEDVNPFMDSSISAGVDYIKIMSGLGKKVISKDIVATVANEAGKRGLLTVVHIETYSKAFEAISAGVNGLGHCFADTLPDDILINLMKEKKVFVIPTLSVMNSLPDAKKIVILKDQRLSNLIVPEILVGLKNDRPYRGYKQLKYKNAEESVRILHNAGIPILAGTDSYNPGTVHGASMHGELELLTYAGLSPLDALISATSLTAKTFGLKDRGRIAKGMRADLLLVKGDPTKNITDTRNIEDVWINGKKVDRVPWINKIEKQQKEWNETGEVPGPIGSEPGLICNFESGDLITEFGIFFFAISDKFFGGSSQSLIKYSNQGANNSSGSLMISGKVDCSKPKAWSGAAFFPSAMEFTIANLSGWNAVSFDAKGDTDSIMVMFMLSDQRFPVSKNFKLTNEWKKFTIPFNELGSESGKNIVGMIFGSNSCSNEFTIRIDNLKLTNLILTEKLDSSKTGTDIKLANQYLGQTPPDVDPKVFAPGIVSTPEFLEIGCTWSPDGKEFYFVRQTQTGGLMLCSRWENGKWTDPEVPEVFKKHPGFEPFISADGKKFFYTRFALPPEMAKNPEKYTDQQKQESMANIWVMNKNGLDFGDPEFCAPGMFSSTSKNGNLYTTIITGEKPGIYRYNYENEKYSEKEFLGGGVNSPVMGAHPCIAPDESFIVFDSKRKDDPEDTDLYVCFKLENGGWSEAYWLGDKVNTKWNDICPSLSPDGKYLFYMSKADIYWVSTEVLNELRNNENSNQSATINNYKIVSNSNSIIIPFEYYRNKFRFKAKINGKNCNMMLDNGSLWDELLFFGSPDVDSLDLKFTGETSIGFSKADIAENVTIEFKDIVFNNQTAIVTRYDPKFPNPWEGTEGQVSAAFFKNFIVKIDFKKRLLELIPPEKFNYSGNGLVLEMKHGPFNSRLVSATVDLDNGNSVQLDLLVDLGGLYPVYLPLGRDEKITKPEKAKEFTLGAGLQVQKGYLGNIKSIHLGEISLNNIEAAFIPVTEEANVYGNTMIGLPLLQKFTVIFDYFNNRLILETSNKH is encoded by the coding sequence ATGAAAAGAAAACTACTCGCTGTTATAACTACAATAGTTATTTCGTTCTTTTTGTTAGCATTTAATATTAGCAGAATGAACAATGATCTAAATAGTATTCAACTGAAAAAACCACAATCAGAAACCACTGTTTTTAAAGACATAAGGGTTTTTGATGGTGAGAAATTGATAAACCCTTGTACTGTAATTATTAAAGACTCAAAAATTATTGAAGTTGGGCAAAATATCAAAATACCCCGTAATGCAACTATTTACCAGGGAGATGAGCATACATTAATGCCGGGACTTATTGATGCGCATGTGCATATAGTATCACTAAGAGATTTAAAACAAGAGGCGGTATTTGGAGTTACTACTGTCCTTGATATGATGACCACCGTAGAATTTATGCAACAAGCAAGGGCTCGTGTAAAAAGTGATTGCAATACCGATATGGCCGACTTCTTTTCTTCCGGACAACCAGCTACTTATCCCGGAGGGCATGGTACCGAATGGGGAACCGAAATACCAACCATTTCAAGAATCGAAGATGTAAACCCATTTATGGATTCATCAATTTCGGCAGGAGTAGATTACATTAAAATTATGTCGGGATTGGGAAAAAAGGTTATTAGCAAGGATATTGTTGCCACTGTTGCAAATGAAGCTGGTAAAAGGGGACTATTAACCGTGGTGCATATCGAAACCTATAGCAAAGCTTTTGAAGCAATATCTGCCGGGGTAAATGGTTTGGGCCATTGTTTTGCCGATACTTTACCCGATGATATTCTTATTAACTTAATGAAAGAAAAAAAGGTCTTTGTTATTCCAACTCTTTCGGTTATGAATAGCTTGCCTGATGCAAAGAAGATAGTTATTCTTAAAGACCAAAGATTGTCTAATTTAATTGTCCCCGAAATATTGGTTGGGTTAAAAAATGATCGTCCTTACAGGGGATACAAACAATTAAAATATAAAAATGCAGAGGAATCAGTTAGGATTCTGCACAATGCCGGAATACCAATTTTGGCCGGAACCGACTCCTACAATCCGGGTACCGTTCACGGTGCAAGTATGCATGGCGAATTGGAGTTGTTGACTTACGCAGGTCTTTCTCCGTTAGATGCATTAATTTCAGCCACTTCTCTGACTGCCAAAACCTTTGGTTTAAAAGACAGAGGCCGAATTGCAAAAGGTATGCGGGCAGATCTGCTGCTTGTAAAGGGAGATCCAACTAAAAATATTACTGATACAAGAAACATTGAAGATGTATGGATTAATGGTAAAAAGGTGGATAGAGTTCCCTGGATTAATAAAATTGAAAAGCAACAAAAGGAGTGGAATGAAACGGGTGAAGTTCCTGGCCCCATTGGATCAGAACCAGGTCTTATATGTAATTTTGAGTCGGGTGATTTAATTACTGAGTTTGGTATCTTTTTCTTTGCAATAAGCGATAAGTTTTTTGGTGGATCATCCCAATCATTAATCAAATATTCCAATCAAGGCGCTAATAATTCCTCAGGTTCTTTAATGATCTCTGGTAAAGTCGATTGTTCAAAACCAAAGGCATGGTCTGGTGCAGCATTTTTCCCTTCGGCAATGGAGTTTACAATTGCAAATCTTTCGGGTTGGAATGCCGTTTCATTTGATGCTAAAGGAGATACAGATAGCATAATGGTCATGTTTATGCTTTCCGACCAACGATTTCCGGTAAGCAAAAACTTCAAGCTAACAAATGAGTGGAAAAAATTCACCATTCCATTTAACGAATTGGGAAGTGAAAGTGGCAAGAATATAGTAGGAATGATATTTGGGAGTAATTCTTGTTCAAATGAATTTACTATTCGCATTGATAATTTGAAGCTTACAAATCTAATCCTAACAGAAAAACTTGATTCATCAAAAACTGGGACTGATATTAAATTAGCAAATCAGTACCTGGGGCAAACACCACCAGATGTTGATCCTAAAGTTTTTGCTCCCGGCATTGTTTCTACTCCCGAATTTCTGGAAATAGGTTGTACCTGGTCGCCCGATGGAAAAGAGTTTTACTTTGTCCGCCAAACACAGACCGGTGGTCTCATGCTTTGTTCCCGTTGGGAAAATGGTAAATGGACGGATCCGGAAGTACCAGAAGTTTTTAAAAAACATCCGGGTTTCGAGCCATTTATATCTGCTGATGGGAAGAAATTCTTTTATACTCGATTCGCATTGCCTCCCGAAATGGCAAAAAATCCTGAAAAATATACGGATCAGCAAAAGCAGGAAAGTATGGCAAATATCTGGGTTATGAATAAAAACGGATTGGATTTTGGTGATCCCGAATTCTGTGCACCGGGGATGTTCAGTTCAACCTCAAAGAATGGCAATTTATATACAACTATTATTACCGGCGAAAAGCCGGGGATATATAGATATAATTACGAAAACGAGAAATACTCTGAAAAAGAATTTCTTGGAGGAGGAGTTAACTCGCCTGTAATGGGGGCACATCCGTGTATTGCCCCTGATGAGAGTTTTATTGTTTTCGACTCAAAACGAAAGGATGATCCTGAGGATACCGACCTGTATGTTTGCTTTAAACTCGAAAATGGTGGTTGGAGTGAAGCCTATTGGTTGGGCGATAAAGTCAATACCAAATGGAACGATATCTGCCCATCACTTTCACCCGATGGGAAATATTTGTTCTATATGTCGAAGGCTGATATATACTGGGTTTCAACGGAGGTGCTTAATGAACTACGAAATAATGAAAACTCAAATCAATCAGCAACAATAAATAATTACAAAATTGTATCAAACTCCAATAGTATTATCATTCCCTTTGAGTATTACCGTAACAAATTTAGGTTTAAGGCCAAAATAAACGGGAAGAACTGCAATATGATGCTTGATAATGGATCTTTATGGGATGAACTCCTGTTTTTTGGAAGTCCTGATGTTGATTCTTTAGATTTAAAGTTCACAGGCGAAACCTCAATTGGTTTTAGTAAAGCCGATATAGCAGAGAATGTTACCATAGAATTTAAGGATATTGTATTTAATAACCAAACGGCTATCGTAACAAGGTACGATCCAAAGTTTCCAAATCCGTGGGAGGGAACCGAAGGACAAGTAAGTGCAGCTTTTTTTAAAAACTTTATAGTTAAAATTGATTTTAAGAAAAGGTTATTAGAATTAATTCCTCCGGAAAAATTCAATTATTCAGGTAACGGACTGGTTTTGGAAATGAAACATGGGCCATTCAATTCTCGTTTGGTTTCAGCAACAGTTGATCTTGATAATGGAAATAGTGTTCAACTCGATTTGCTGGTCGATTTGGGCGGACTTTATCCAGTTTATCTTCCGCTCGGAAGAGATGAGAAAATAACAAAACCTGAAAAAGCAAAAGAATTTACTCTTGGTGCAGGATTGCAAGTTCAGAAAGGGTATCTTGGAAATATAAAAAGCATTCATCTGGGTGAAATATCACTAAATAATATTGAAGCGGCTTTTATTCCGGTTACGGAAGAAGCAAATGTTTATGGTAATACAATGATTGGCTTGCCTTTGCTTCAAAAGTTCACAGTAATTTTCGATTATTTCAATAACAGGTTAATTCTTGAAACATCTAATAAGCATTAA